GAGTAAAACAAGAAGAACTCCTGGACGATGTGACCATCGGCGGTGTTGCAACGTATATGGAACGAGCGGATAATGCCAACGTTAATCTGTTTATTTAACGGAAGTAACTAATAAAATTTATTCAAATAAGATATGAAAACAATATGTGCAATGCGAGATGTATTCAGAGCCATGACAAGCTTTGAATCTGCATTTGAAAAAGTCTACCGGATATCACTGAACGAGGCCATGATATTGTGTACTCTCAAATGCTCTACGGAGAGAATGACGGCTACTAACCTGTCAAAACAAACGGACTTGAGCCCGTCACATACATCGAAGATGCTTCGGATACTGGAAGAAAAAGAACTGATTGTCCGGACACTCGGAAACGAAGACCGCCGGCAAATGTATTTTCACCTGTCCCCGGCAGGCAAACAACGGGTGAATGAACT
The DNA window shown above is from Bacteroides faecium and carries:
- a CDS encoding winged helix DNA-binding protein: MKTICAMRDVFRAMTSFESAFEKVYRISLNEAMILCTLKCSTERMTATNLSKQTDLSPSHTSKMLRILEEKELIVRTLGNEDRRQMYFHLSPAGKQRVNELELDKVEIPELLKPLF